tttttaccccccccccccgaaaatgtATACcgagtatgaaaaataaaagatccACAAGGCGAGGGCATATCCCTAGCCTCGCAATGAGTGTTTGTACAAGATTTTCTATGAAGTCCcgttgtaaccttgacctttgatcccGAAATtaatagggttcttcctctcttgataacaaagttacatgtgaagtatcaagTATCGAGAACAAAATGTGGTCTGCAGAGTTCCAATAAGCTTTTTCTATCAAGTCAACATAGTACATATGTAACCCTGCCCGTTGGTTCCCAAATCATTGGGTTCTTCCTCTCTtcataataaagatatatgtgAAGTAAGAAATCAATCGAGCAAAGTCTGTGGCATGCAGAGTGTCTATAAGCTTAGCGTACGCGCACACACTCCCACATACTTACCCAACCACGATCGGTCCAGTTTCTATATCTCCTCTTGCAATGAATTGCGAGGGGATAATAACTCAAAAATGTCAATTTCCTTATTGTTGCAAAagttgtgaaacatagatttcgtcaaaattttgaaaaacgaCACAAAGTGCCATATTTGTGAAAGTAATATTGGTAACAAAACAGAATACTTTTTATGATGTATGGTAAAGTCGgtgaaattattttatgtttacGTTACAAGTAAGTTCTCAATCCAAAATGAATTCGCTCGAATCTACTGTCAGACTTAAAATTAAGTATCTCTGACAGTTAAATGTTGTTCTTTGTTCTTCGGAATTATGACAAATTAACAAAACTAAGTTAAAGTTATACTATTGATAAATGCGGAAAGTGCATAAACACcattcagaaaaattaaataattaatttacacatgtaatataccTGGTATGTTAAATAGGATATACATGTCCATACATTACattcatatttatttaataaGCAATATTGTTGGTTTTCTATAGAAATATTATCTAAATTATACTTCTTCTTGTTAACAATGCCTTCCGGGGTCCTTGAttggtcaataaaatatcttgtatcATGCAGTGTACATACAGAATTACTATTGAGATCTGTTGGGGAAAAAAATGGATGTTACACCGACCTCTCAGTGAAATGTCACAGTGCGTCCACGGAGTGCTGCAGCTCCCAAGACGTTCCTTGTAGTCGTTAATCAAACCGATGTTTTCCCCATGAAGAATAACCCCTAAATCGTGCAAACATTTCATTCAAGAATCATGTACATGGTACAGACACTGAAATATGTGATTAAATTCGATTTACAGTAAAATTGACCGACTTGCCTTTCTTCTCCGCCAAATCAAAAAATTCTCTGGCAACATTTGACGACAAGGCCAAAGGAAATTCACATAGAACGTGTTTCCCGCTCTCTAGACCTCTCCTGTTATAGACAGGCACACATATAAAAAACAAACGAACAAGAAACATCTGAATAAAAGTAATTCTATCTCTCTTTCTCCTATGTATACCTGACTTGCGGTTCATGCAGCTCGTTTTCTGTACAGACCAGAACAGCGTCAATGTCGGTTCTAGTAAAAACCTCGTCCTCCGTCAACTGTTGGGTCCCCTCAATCTCCAAAGTACGTCTTTACCAAAGCAAAAAAGTCCATACAATGTATTACTATACATGAATAAGTTATAATAAAATTGTGTATAAAGGAGTGTGaaagattgtttttaaaaattgtcgggtttttttttggggtgtgtgtatttttttatttttttttactttttctgcTCAGTTTAATAAAAACGTTtacaatgagagagagagagagagagagagagagagagagagagacctgGACACAAATCCTTTCAGACACCACAGTATGTCCTTGTGTGTTGTATATTGCAGTAGATCCCTGACACGAACACGTCCCGCGGTCCCCAGACCAATGACAGCAATCCCATACACCTTACTGTTCATCTGAATTccataatgataattattagaTTGTTCATCTGAATTCCATAACGATAATTTATTAGATTGTTCATCTGAATTCCATAACGATAATTTATTAGATTGTTCATCTGAATTCCATAACGATAATTTATCGATTGTTCTCCAGAATTTcatgatataaatatcattagATTGTTCATCTGAATTCCATAACGACGATAATCATTAAGTGGCTCATTTGAATTCCATAATAATATCATTAGGCGGCTCACAGGAACTTTATAACGATGATAATCATTATCACTATATCAGATGGTTCACCAGAATTCCATTACAGTTACCTGGCTCATTTGAATTTCATATAATATCACTAGGTGGCTAACCATAATTTCATAACGATAATATTATTAGGCATTGTGAAATTATTCGTATAGCCTGGtacataaaataattaaatgaattatattccTAAAGCTTGATCGGACAGCAGTTTTTATTCATGACATAAACAGACCGCCTTAATTCAGTTTGGTTTCGTAATCGCTGTGCACACGAGTTGTAATGACTATAGGCCTATATAAGAATTGACAGAATTTATGAAATAGTCgtaatatttatattatactaAGGACCTTACAAATGACCATAAAACATTACTATGCCTTACCATATGCTTCTCACGTGACAATTTAACGTCTGTCAAGTTCTCAGTCCCAAGCACAGTCTCTGGTCCCAAGGCCACCTTAATAGGCAGATCACGTGCGTCGATGTGTCACATTAGAACTGAAGTTTAGGTATACTCCAGATGTTTTCAAATATCATCCTCGCTAGAACGGCCAATGCAGTCTCCTCAAAACAACTTCAAGCAAATTAGACAGTGAACGAGCAACATCCGTGTATGATATGCCAGGAGGGTCAATATTTGATACAATGCACGAATACTCAACGTCTCTAGTTGAATAAACCTTCAATGTTCATTGGCTAGTTTTTATCCCTCATTATGAATTCTACATGATTGGATTGTTGTATAAActgtgtatgtatatgtttCATTGTGCAAACAAATTCATCGTCATTTAGTGAATTATAAATTAGAGTATTTCAGTGTACACATTGGTTCTTATGGTGTCTGGATAGGGCCATGTGCAATTTAACGccaacacacaacacgccgtcgcgctatCACGCCGTcgcgctaacacacaacacgccgtcgcgctatC
Above is a genomic segment from Ostrea edulis chromosome 3, xbOstEdul1.1, whole genome shotgun sequence containing:
- the LOC125677472 gene encoding biliverdin reductase A-like produces the protein MMNSKVYGIAVIGLGTAGRVRVRDLLQYTTHKDILWCLKGFVSRRTLEIEGTQQLTEDEVFTRTDIDAVLVCTENELHEPQVRRGLESGKHVLCEFPLALSSNVAREFFDLAEKKGVILHGENIGLINDYKERLGSCSTPWTHCDISLRGGYNGWVEDNKSGIPFVRSISLVESACHLCGDVNAVGGALSKTESSFEAVARLETSDKRTITITVNRSKDFKGREKSITFQLQDGSDFNLRTSKTPGAKPGLFMKDFYMFMEEVNSGQIDEGMKTRTIRALELAEDVHRFTEPKL